In a single window of the Serratia quinivorans genome:
- the nagB gene encoding Glucosamine-6-phosphate deaminase, whose product MRLIPLKDTAQVGKWAARHIVQRINAFKPTAERPFVLGLPTGGTPLEAYKHLIAMHKAGEVSFKHVVTFNMDEYVGLPQEHPESYHTFMYRNFFDHVDIPSENINLLNGNAPDVDAECRQYEAKIKSYGKINLFMGGVGIDGHIAFNEPASSLASRTRIKTLTEDTRIANSRFFGGDVSLVPKFALTVGVGTLLDAEEVMILVTGHAKAQALEAAVEGNINHMWTISCLQLHAKAVVVCDEPSTMELKVKTVKYFRELEAESVKSL is encoded by the coding sequence ATGAGACTTATCCCACTGAAAGATACTGCACAAGTCGGCAAATGGGCCGCCCGCCATATCGTCCAGCGCATCAACGCATTCAAGCCTACTGCGGAGCGTCCGTTTGTGCTCGGCCTGCCAACCGGCGGTACTCCGCTGGAAGCCTACAAACATCTGATTGCGATGCACAAAGCAGGTGAAGTAAGCTTTAAGCATGTGGTGACTTTCAACATGGACGAATACGTTGGCCTGCCGCAGGAACACCCGGAAAGCTATCATACCTTCATGTACCGTAATTTCTTTGATCACGTTGATATCCCAAGTGAAAATATCAACCTGCTGAATGGTAATGCGCCGGACGTTGACGCCGAGTGCCGCCAGTACGAAGCGAAAATCAAATCCTACGGCAAGATCAACCTGTTCATGGGTGGCGTTGGCATCGACGGTCATATCGCGTTTAACGAACCGGCTTCATCGCTGGCATCCCGTACTCGCATCAAAACCCTGACTGAAGATACCCGCATCGCCAACTCCCGCTTCTTCGGCGGTGATGTCAGCCTGGTGCCTAAATTTGCCCTGACCGTGGGCGTGGGCACGCTGCTTGATGCAGAAGAAGTGATGATTCTGGTGACCGGCCATGCCAAGGCACAGGCACTGGAAGCCGCAGTGGAAGGCAATATCAACCACATGTGGACCATCAGTTGCCTGCAGTTGCATGCCAAGGCCGTTGTGGTGTGCGACGAGCCATCCACCATGGAACTGAAAGTCAAAACCGTTAAATATTTCCGCGAGTTAGAAGCGGAAAGCGTTAAGAGTCTTTAA
- the nagA gene encoding N-acetylglucosamine-6-phosphate deacetylase, with protein MFALTHGRIYTGHDVLDDHAVIIADGLIERVCPLAELPAGIETRDLGGAILAPGLIDVQLNGCGGVQFNDSLEAISEQTLEIMQRANEKSGCTSYLPTLITSSDEFMKHSIEVMRAYLKKHPNQALGLHLEGPYLSPLKKGTHNPAFIRKPTSEMIDYLCANADVITKVTLAPEMVEPHFIKQLTEAGIVVSAGHSNATYDQARIGFAAGITFATHLYNAMPYITGREPGLMGAIFDTPEVYTGIIADGHHVAWASIRNAKRMKGDKLVLVTDATAPAGADIDQFIFAGKTIYYRDGLCVDENGTLSGSALTMIDALKNSVEHVGIALDEALRMATLYPARAIGVDHRLGTIEPGKVANLTAFTRDFKITKTLVNGNEV; from the coding sequence ATGTTCGCTTTAACCCACGGCCGTATTTATACCGGCCACGACGTACTTGACGACCACGCAGTTATTATCGCTGATGGGCTGATTGAACGAGTCTGCCCGCTGGCTGAACTGCCGGCCGGCATTGAAACGCGCGATCTGGGTGGCGCTATCCTGGCCCCCGGTTTGATCGACGTGCAGCTTAACGGCTGTGGCGGCGTGCAATTTAACGACTCGCTGGAGGCCATTTCGGAACAGACGCTGGAGATCATGCAGCGTGCCAACGAAAAATCCGGCTGTACCAGTTATCTGCCGACGCTGATCACCAGCAGCGACGAATTTATGAAGCACAGCATCGAAGTGATGCGCGCTTATCTGAAGAAACATCCCAATCAGGCGCTTGGCCTGCATCTGGAAGGGCCGTACCTTAGCCCACTGAAGAAAGGCACCCATAATCCGGCGTTTATCCGCAAACCGACCAGCGAGATGATCGATTATCTGTGCGCCAATGCCGATGTGATCACCAAGGTCACGCTGGCGCCGGAAATGGTGGAGCCGCACTTTATCAAGCAATTGACCGAAGCAGGCATCGTGGTGTCCGCCGGTCACTCGAACGCCACCTACGATCAGGCCCGTATCGGTTTTGCCGCCGGTATCACCTTCGCCACTCACTTGTATAACGCCATGCCGTATATCACCGGGCGTGAACCAGGGCTGATGGGCGCGATTTTCGACACGCCGGAGGTCTATACCGGGATTATCGCCGACGGCCATCACGTAGCCTGGGCGAGTATCCGTAACGCCAAACGCATGAAAGGTGATAAATTGGTGCTGGTCACCGACGCCACCGCGCCGGCAGGTGCCGATATCGACCAATTTATTTTTGCCGGTAAAACAATATACTATCGTGATGGGCTGTGCGTGGACGAAAACGGCACCCTGAGCGGCTCAGCGCTGACCATGATTGACGCGTTAAAAAACAGCGTTGAGCATGTCGGTATTGCATTGGACGAAGCACTGCGCATGGCAACGCTGTATCCGGCGCGCGCTATCGGCGTGGACCACCGTTTAGGCACTATCGAGCCCGGTAAAGTGGCGAACCTGACTGCCTTTACCCGTGATTTTAAAATCACCAAAACGCTCGTTAACGGTAACGAGGTTTAA
- the mlc_1 gene encoding Making large colonies protein, with product MSTGGQAQIGNVDLVKQLNGAAVYRLIDQQGPISRIQIAELSQLAPASVTKITRQLLERGLIKEVDQQASTGGRRAISIVSETRHFHTVAVRLGRHDATITLYDMSGKSLGEEHYPLPERTQETLENALFIAIAQFIENYQRKLRELIAIAVILPGLVDPALGVVRYMPHISVNNWRW from the coding sequence ATGAGTACTGGCGGACAGGCACAGATAGGGAACGTTGACTTAGTCAAGCAACTCAACGGCGCAGCGGTTTACCGCCTGATCGACCAACAGGGTCCGATTTCGCGCATTCAAATAGCCGAACTGAGCCAGCTAGCGCCCGCCAGCGTCACTAAAATTACTCGCCAGCTGTTGGAGCGCGGGCTGATCAAAGAAGTCGATCAGCAAGCCTCTACCGGCGGCCGCCGCGCCATTTCCATTGTCTCCGAAACCCGCCATTTCCACACCGTGGCCGTGCGCCTCGGTCGTCACGACGCTACCATCACCCTGTACGATATGAGCGGCAAGTCGCTCGGTGAAGAACACTACCCGTTGCCGGAACGCACCCAGGAAACACTGGAAAACGCGCTGTTTATCGCCATTGCCCAGTTTATCGAAAACTACCAGCGCAAGCTGCGTGAGCTGATCGCCATCGCGGTGATCCTGCCAGGCCTGGTTGACCCGGCGCTGGGCGTAGTGCGTTATATGCCGCATATCAGCGTCAACAACTGGCGCTGGTAG
- the mlc_2 gene encoding Making large colonies protein, translated as MAEHYFGATRDCEDSILVRLHRGTGAGIIVNGQIFLGNNGNVGEIGHIQIDPLGERCHCGNFGCLETVAANAAIEHRVRQLLTQGYPSKLTLDDCSISAICKAANRGDLLASEVIEHVGRYLGKAVAIAINLFNPQKVVIAGEITEAEKVLLPAIQSCINTQVLKDFRKNLPVVTSELNHRSAIGAFALAKRAMLNGVLLQRLLES; from the coding sequence TTGGCAGAGCATTACTTTGGTGCCACCCGCGACTGCGAAGACTCTATTCTGGTGCGCCTGCACCGTGGCACCGGTGCCGGTATTATCGTCAACGGCCAGATTTTCCTGGGCAACAACGGCAACGTCGGTGAAATCGGCCATATTCAAATTGACCCATTGGGCGAACGCTGCCACTGCGGCAACTTCGGCTGTCTGGAAACCGTCGCCGCCAACGCCGCGATTGAACACCGTGTACGCCAGTTGCTGACCCAGGGCTACCCCAGCAAGCTGACCCTCGACGACTGTAGCATCTCCGCCATCTGCAAGGCCGCCAACCGCGGTGACCTGCTGGCCAGCGAAGTGATCGAGCACGTCGGCCGCTACCTCGGCAAAGCCGTGGCGATCGCCATCAACCTGTTCAATCCACAGAAAGTAGTGATCGCCGGTGAAATTACCGAGGCGGAAAAAGTGCTGCTGCCGGCGATCCAAAGCTGCATCAATACTCAGGTGTTGAAGGACTTCCGCAAAAATCTGCCGGTGGTCACCTCCGAACTCAATCATCGCTCGGCGATCGGCGCTTTCGCCCTGGCCAAACGAGCGATGCTCAACGGCGTGCTATTGCAGCGATTGCTGGAAAGCTGA
- the nagD gene encoding UMP phosphatase — protein MTIKNVICDIDGVLLHDNTPVPGADLFLARIQEKGMPLVVLTNYPSQTAQDLANRFAAAGLEVPESAFYTSAMATADFLRRQEGKKAYVVGEGALIHELYKAGFTITDINPDFVIVGETRSYNWDMMHKAAYFVNNGARFIATNPDTHGHGFVPACGALCAPIEKITGRKPFYVGKPSPWIIRAALNKMQGHSEETVIVGDNLRTDILAGFQAGLETVLVLSGVSTLNDVETMPFRPSYIFPSVADINIF, from the coding sequence ATGACAATCAAAAACGTTATATGTGATATCGACGGCGTGCTGCTGCATGACAACACGCCGGTACCCGGCGCCGATCTTTTCCTCGCTCGCATTCAGGAAAAGGGCATGCCGCTGGTAGTGCTGACCAACTATCCGTCACAGACAGCGCAGGATCTGGCGAACCGCTTCGCCGCCGCCGGACTGGAAGTGCCGGAAAGCGCGTTTTATACCTCCGCGATGGCCACCGCCGATTTCCTGCGCCGCCAGGAAGGCAAAAAAGCCTATGTGGTCGGTGAAGGTGCGCTGATTCATGAACTGTATAAAGCCGGTTTCACTATTACCGACATCAACCCGGACTTCGTCATCGTCGGCGAAACCCGCTCCTACAACTGGGACATGATGCACAAGGCCGCCTACTTCGTGAATAACGGCGCGCGCTTTATTGCTACCAACCCGGATACCCACGGCCATGGCTTTGTTCCGGCCTGCGGTGCGCTGTGCGCCCCAATCGAGAAAATCACCGGCCGCAAACCATTTTACGTTGGCAAACCAAGCCCGTGGATTATCCGCGCTGCGCTGAACAAAATGCAGGGGCATTCGGAAGAAACGGTGATCGTCGGTGATAACCTGCGCACCGATATCCTGGCGGGCTTCCAGGCGGGTCTGGAAACCGTCTTGGTCCTGTCCGGCGTCTCAACGCTGAACGATGTCGAAACCATGCCGTTCCGCCCGAGTTATATCTTCCCGTCCGTCGCTGATATCAATATTTTCTAA
- the chiD gene encoding Chitinase D precursor, producing the protein MSTNNIINAQAADDAAIMPDMTNKKIMMGFWHNWAAGASDGYQQGQFANMNLTDIPAEYNVVAVAFMKGEGIPTFKPYNLSDAEFRRQVGVLNSQGRAVLISLGGADAHIELKTGDEDKLANEIIRLVETYGFDGLDIDLEQAAIGAANNKTVLPVALKKVKSHYAAEGKNFIVSMAPEFPYLRTNGTYLDYITALEGYYDFIAPQYYNQGGDGIWVDEANGGKGAWITQNNDAMKEDFLYYLTESLVTGTRGYSKIPAAKFVIGLPTNNDAAATGYVVDKMAVYNAFARLDAKGLSIKGLMTWSVNWDNGRSKAGVAYNWEFKTRYAALIQGGVIPQPGKPDAPTALNATAIAATSLTLNWTASSSVNPVSQYTVYRNGSAIGQTGGLSLQDSGLTPATQYSYFVTATDNQGSTSLPSSALAVKTADGGTPPDPTPGEWQNNHSYKAGDVVTYKGKKYTCLQAHTSNAGWTPDAAFTLWQLTA; encoded by the coding sequence ATGAGCACCAATAATATTATCAATGCACAAGCAGCAGATGACGCCGCTATCATGCCGGATATGACCAATAAAAAAATCATGATGGGTTTTTGGCACAACTGGGCCGCCGGTGCCAGTGACGGTTATCAGCAAGGCCAGTTTGCCAATATGAATTTGACCGACATTCCGGCCGAATATAACGTGGTCGCCGTGGCCTTTATGAAAGGCGAAGGCATCCCAACCTTCAAGCCTTACAACCTGTCTGATGCCGAGTTCCGCCGTCAGGTTGGCGTGCTCAATAGCCAGGGCCGCGCAGTGCTGATTTCACTGGGTGGCGCAGACGCGCATATCGAATTGAAAACCGGCGACGAAGACAAGCTGGCCAACGAGATTATCCGCCTGGTGGAAACTTATGGCTTCGATGGGTTGGATATCGATCTGGAACAGGCCGCTATTGGCGCAGCCAATAATAAAACCGTGTTGCCGGTTGCGCTGAAAAAAGTAAAATCGCACTATGCGGCCGAAGGTAAAAACTTTATTGTCAGCATGGCGCCAGAATTCCCTTATTTACGCACCAACGGCACTTACCTGGATTATATTACCGCGCTCGAAGGCTATTACGATTTTATCGCGCCGCAATATTATAATCAGGGCGGTGACGGCATCTGGGTTGATGAAGCCAACGGCGGTAAAGGCGCCTGGATCACCCAGAATAACGACGCCATGAAAGAAGACTTCCTGTATTACCTGACCGAAAGCCTGGTTACCGGCACCCGTGGCTACAGCAAAATCCCGGCAGCCAAATTCGTTATCGGTCTGCCAACCAATAATGACGCTGCCGCCACCGGTTATGTGGTCGACAAGATGGCGGTCTATAACGCCTTCGCACGTCTTGACGCCAAAGGTTTGTCGATCAAGGGCCTGATGACCTGGTCGGTAAACTGGGACAATGGCCGGAGCAAGGCCGGCGTGGCATATAACTGGGAGTTCAAAACACGTTACGCAGCCCTGATCCAGGGAGGGGTCATTCCGCAACCGGGAAAGCCTGATGCGCCAACGGCATTGAACGCCACCGCGATCGCTGCAACGTCTTTGACGTTGAACTGGACGGCTTCCAGCAGCGTCAATCCGGTTAGCCAATATACGGTTTACCGTAACGGTAGCGCTATCGGCCAGACCGGCGGCCTGTCGCTGCAAGACAGCGGCCTGACTCCGGCAACGCAATACAGCTACTTCGTTACCGCCACCGATAACCAGGGCAGTACCTCACTGCCGAGCAGTGCGCTGGCGGTGAAAACCGCAGACGGCGGCACACCGCCCGATCCTACCCCAGGCGAGTGGCAGAACAACCACAGCTATAAGGCCGGCGATGTAGTGACCTATAAAGGCAAGAAGTACACCTGTCTTCAGGCACACACCTCTAACGCTGGCTGGACGCCGGATGCGGCCTTCACCCTGTGGCAGTTGACCGCCTGA
- the asnB gene encoding Asparagine synthetase B [glutamine-hydrolyzing] has product MCSIFGVLDLKSDPVELRKKALELSRLMRHRGPDWSGVYASDKAILVHERLSIVDVNNGAQPLYNAAHTHVLAVNGEIYNHQALRQQLSDRYEFQTGSDCEVILALYQEKGTDFLDDLQGMFAFALYDSEKDAYLIGRDHLGIIPLYMGHDEFGNLYVASEMKALVPVCRTIKEFPAGSYLWSQDGEIREYYQRDWFDYDAVKDNVTDANALRNALEDSVKSHLMSDVPYGVLLSGGLDSSVISAITKKYAARRVEDQERSEAWWPQLHSFAVGLEGSPDLRAAQEVANHLGTVHHEIHFTVQEGLDAIRDVIYHIETYDVTTIRASTPMYLMSRKIKAMGIKMVLSGEGADEVFGGYLYFHKAPDAREFHDETVRKLLALHMFDCARANKAMSAWGVEARVPFLDKKFLDVAMRINPKDKMCGNGKMEKHILRECFESYLPASVAWRQKEQFSDGVGYSWIDTLKEVAAKQISDQQLETARFRFPYNTPSSKEGYLYREIFEELFPLPSAAECVPGGPSVACSSAKAIEWDESFKKMDDPSGRAVGVHQSAYK; this is encoded by the coding sequence ATGTGTTCTATTTTCGGTGTGCTCGATCTGAAGTCCGATCCCGTTGAACTGCGTAAGAAAGCGCTGGAGCTGTCCCGTCTGATGCGCCATCGCGGCCCGGACTGGTCCGGCGTTTACGCCAGCGATAAAGCCATTCTGGTGCATGAGCGCCTGTCGATTGTCGACGTCAACAATGGCGCCCAACCGCTGTACAACGCTGCGCACACCCACGTTCTGGCGGTTAACGGTGAAATTTACAACCACCAGGCGCTGCGCCAGCAACTTAGCGATCGCTATGAGTTCCAGACCGGTTCCGACTGTGAGGTGATCCTGGCGCTGTATCAGGAAAAAGGCACCGACTTCCTCGACGATCTACAAGGCATGTTCGCCTTTGCCCTGTACGACTCCGAGAAAGACGCCTACCTGATTGGCCGCGACCATTTGGGCATTATCCCGCTGTACATGGGGCATGATGAATTCGGCAACCTGTATGTGGCTTCTGAAATGAAAGCGCTGGTGCCGGTTTGCCGTACCATCAAAGAATTCCCGGCGGGCAGCTACCTGTGGAGCCAGGACGGTGAGATCCGCGAATATTACCAGCGTGACTGGTTTGATTACGATGCGGTTAAAGACAACGTCACCGACGCCAACGCCCTGCGCAACGCACTGGAAGATTCAGTGAAAAGCCACCTGATGTCCGACGTGCCGTATGGCGTGCTGCTGTCTGGCGGTCTGGACTCTTCGGTGATCTCCGCCATTACCAAAAAGTACGCTGCACGCCGTGTAGAAGATCAAGAGCGCAGCGAAGCCTGGTGGCCGCAACTGCACTCCTTCGCCGTCGGCCTGGAAGGTTCACCGGATCTGCGCGCCGCGCAGGAAGTGGCTAACCACCTGGGCACCGTGCACCATGAAATTCATTTCACCGTGCAAGAAGGCCTGGACGCCATTCGCGACGTGATTTATCACATCGAAACCTATGACGTTACCACCATTCGCGCCTCGACCCCGATGTACCTGATGTCGCGCAAAATCAAGGCGATGGGCATCAAGATGGTGCTGTCTGGTGAAGGTGCGGACGAAGTGTTCGGCGGTTACCTGTACTTCCATAAGGCACCGGATGCCCGTGAGTTCCACGACGAAACCGTGCGTAAACTGCTGGCGTTGCATATGTTTGACTGTGCGCGAGCCAACAAGGCGATGTCCGCCTGGGGTGTGGAAGCCCGCGTGCCGTTCCTGGATAAAAAATTCCTCGACGTGGCGATGCGCATCAACCCGAAAGACAAAATGTGCGGCAATGGCAAAATGGAAAAACATATCCTGCGTGAATGTTTTGAGTCCTATCTGCCGGCCAGCGTGGCCTGGCGCCAGAAAGAGCAGTTCTCCGACGGCGTTGGCTACAGCTGGATCGACACCTTGAAAGAAGTCGCTGCCAAGCAGATCAGCGATCAACAGCTCGAAACTGCACGTTTCCGCTTCCCGTACAACACGCCGAGCTCCAAGGAAGGCTACCTGTATCGCGAAATCTTTGAAGAGCTGTTCCCACTGCCAAGCGCGGCCGAGTGCGTGCCTGGCGGCCCGTCAGTGGCCTGCTCCTCAGCGAAAGCCATCGAATGGGATGAGTCGTTCAAAAAGATGGACGATCCTTCTGGTCGTGCAGTCGGCGTTCACCAGTCCGCCTATAAATAA